The Pyxidicoccus sp. MSG2 DNA segment GACGGGGTCGACGTGCTCGCGCATGAACCGCTTGATGCGCTCCAGGTAGTCCTTGGTTCGGGCGCTCGGCTCGAAGTCCATCGCGGGTCCTCCTCCAGCTTGAGTGCCCCCATCCTCCGTATCCGGGCTTGATGCATCCAGTGAATGTTGGTCATGTGTTCCCATGAACCCAGTTCAGGATTCCGCCCGGCTCGCACGGCTGGACCTCAACCTCTTCCGGGTGTTCGACGTCGTCCTCCGGGAGCGGAGCCTCACCCGGGCCGCGGAGGTCCTCTTCCTCAGTCAGTCGGCGGTGAGCCATGCGCTCGCCCGCCTGCGGGACCAGTTGAGGGAGCCGCTCTTCGTGCGCGAGGGCCGGGGTGTGGCCCCCACGCCCTTCGCGGAGCGACTGGCGCCGGAGATTCGCGAGGCGCTCGCGCTGCTCGACGGCGCCGTCCACCACACGCGCGGCTTCGAGCCCCGGCGGGACGTGGGCCACTTCACGCTCGCGATGAACGACCTGCTGGAGCCGTCCATCCTTCCGCACCTCGTGACACGCCTGCGCGAGCGGGCCCCCGAGGCGCGCGTCGCCAGCGTCCGGTTGGACAGGGCGCGGCTGGAGCGAGACCTCGCGTCGGGGCGGTTGGATTTGTCCGTCGACGTGGAGCAGCCGACGGGCGCGGACCTGCGGCATGCCCCGCTGCTGCGCGACACCTTCTGCGTGGTGAGCCGGCGGCGGCGCAGGCTGGACGTGGCGGCCTACATGGCCGCACGGCACGTCACCCGGTCCTCGCGCCGCACGGGCCTGGCCGTGGAGGACCTGGTGCTCAGCCGCCTGGGCTACCAGCGCGAAGTCACGGTGCGCTGCCAGCACTACGAGGCCGCCTTCCACATCGTCTCCGGCTCCGACCTGCTCCTCACCATGCCCCGGCGCCGCGCGGAGGCGCTGCACGCGCTGTTGGGCAATCACATCCTGCCCATGCCGCTGGCCCTCCCTCCGCTGGAGCTGCATCTCTACTGGCATCGGCAGTCGGACTCGGAGCCGCGCAACAAGTGGTTGCGCTCGGAGTTGCTGGCTCTCGCGGGTGAGCTGGAGAAACGGGCGCGGTAGCGGGGGCTCACACTGGCGGCGGTGCCCGCAGCGACAGTCAGTTGAAGCCGGCCGTGTCGGCGAATACCCCGGTTCCCTGCGGGCCCGCACCCGGGCGAGGATTCGCGCCCATGAGTGGACGTGTGAACCTGCTGGTGCCCGAGGTCCGGGCCAATCCCTATCCGACGTATGCGGAGCTGCGCCGTTCGTCCGTGTGTCAGGTGGACCCGGGCGGCTACTGGGTGCTCACCCGGCATGACGACGTGGTGGCGGCCTTCAAGAACCCGCAGGTGTTCTCCAGCATCGGCATGCGCGTGGTGACGAAGCCGGCGTGGCTGGGGCACAACCCGTTCGCGGACTCGATGATTGGCATGGACCCGCCGAACCACACGCGGCTGCGGACGCTGGTCAACCGCGCCTTCGGCCCGCCCGTGCTGGCCCGCCTGGAGCCGCGCATCCGCGCCTTCGCGGGCGCGATCGTGGACCGCATCCCCGAGGGCACGCCGGTGGACTTCGTGGATGCCTTCTGTCTGCCGCTGCCCGCGAGCGTCATCGGCGAGCTCATCGGACTGGACCCCACGCAGCACCACCTGTTCAAGCGCTGGGCGGATGACCTCACCAGCATCACCTCCATCGGTCCCAGCCCCGGGCAGGAGACGGCCCGCATGGCGGAGATTCGCGCCACGGTGAAGGAGACGGAGCAGTACATGGGCCGCGTGCTGGCCAGCCGCCGCGCCGAGCCCCGCGATGACGTGGTGACGGACCTCATCAACGCGCGCGTGGACGGTGAGTCGCTCAGCGACGCGGAGTTGATGAACTTCATGTTCCTGCTGCTGGTGGCCGGGCTGGAGACGACCATCCACCTGATGAGCCACTCGCTGCGGCTGCTGATGGAGCACCCGGACGTGCTGGAGCGGCTGCGCAAGGACACCTCGCGCATTCCGCGCTTCCTGGAGGAGGTGCTGCGCTACGAGCCGCCGGTGCAGGCCATCATGCGCGTCACAACCACGGACACGGAGATTCGCGGCGTGACGATTCCGAAGGGCTCGCCGGTGGCGCTGATGATGGGCGCGGCCAACCGTGACGAGTCGCACTTCCCCGGCGCGGAGACCTTCGACATGGACCGCGAGGGGACGAACAACCTGCCTTTCGGGCACGGCGTTCACTTCTGCCTGGGCGCGCCGCTGGCGCGGCTGGAGACGCGGCTCGGGCTGGAGGCGCTGCTGACGCGCTTTGCCCGCTTCACGCCGGCCGGGCCGATGGAGTGGAACCGCTCGATGACGGTGCGCGGCCCGGTGAAGATGCCCGTGGTGGCCCACGCGAGGTGAGGTGCGTGGGTCCCACGCGCTGACTCGATGAAATCGAGAGGATGAGCTGGCCGCGAGGGCCTACCTCACGGGAGGCGCGCCCCCTTCCAACCTGCCATGTCAGCCCCCTCCGGTAGAAGGGAATGGTGGAAGGAACATTCCTTCCACGGGACGGCCGCCCCGGAAGGGGGGCAGGAGGGGGTAGGGGATGGGGTTCGCGGAGCATTACCTCTCGGGGATGATGCAGAGCTCGGCGGAGGTGCTGGGCCGGCATGGCTACGAGCACGTGAAGGCCGAGGAGCTGGCCCGGTCCGTGGGGATGTCGGTGGGCAGCTTGTACCGGCGC contains these protein-coding regions:
- a CDS encoding LysR family transcriptional regulator — protein: MNPVQDSARLARLDLNLFRVFDVVLRERSLTRAAEVLFLSQSAVSHALARLRDQLREPLFVREGRGVAPTPFAERLAPEIREALALLDGAVHHTRGFEPRRDVGHFTLAMNDLLEPSILPHLVTRLRERAPEARVASVRLDRARLERDLASGRLDLSVDVEQPTGADLRHAPLLRDTFCVVSRRRRRLDVAAYMAARHVTRSSRRTGLAVEDLVLSRLGYQREVTVRCQHYEAAFHIVSGSDLLLTMPRRRAEALHALLGNHILPMPLALPPLELHLYWHRQSDSEPRNKWLRSELLALAGELEKRAR
- a CDS encoding cytochrome P450; this translates as MSGRVNLLVPEVRANPYPTYAELRRSSVCQVDPGGYWVLTRHDDVVAAFKNPQVFSSIGMRVVTKPAWLGHNPFADSMIGMDPPNHTRLRTLVNRAFGPPVLARLEPRIRAFAGAIVDRIPEGTPVDFVDAFCLPLPASVIGELIGLDPTQHHLFKRWADDLTSITSIGPSPGQETARMAEIRATVKETEQYMGRVLASRRAEPRDDVVTDLINARVDGESLSDAELMNFMFLLLVAGLETTIHLMSHSLRLLMEHPDVLERLRKDTSRIPRFLEEVLRYEPPVQAIMRVTTTDTEIRGVTIPKGSPVALMMGAANRDESHFPGAETFDMDREGTNNLPFGHGVHFCLGAPLARLETRLGLEALLTRFARFTPAGPMEWNRSMTVRGPVKMPVVAHAR